The following nucleotide sequence is from Apium graveolens cultivar Ventura chromosome 4, ASM990537v1, whole genome shotgun sequence.
TTGATGGTTTTTATGTAAAAGGTCAGAATCAAAATGTTCCGGTGAGAATGCAACTAATCTGGCAAGAACCTTCTCCGATCACCAGACTTTCAGGCTCCGTTTGCATTGCCATGGCCATTGAAATGCAAGATAGCAACATCAAATTCATTGTAGCTTAACACATGAAATAATCAGGTCTATGTCAAGTTCTCCTCTTTCATGGTTTACAGTAGTTGAAGGCCTATAACCTTGTGTCATAAAATAGTTGACTCCAAAATTCTGTTAGATAATTGATGTCTCCTCCACTGTGATCTAATGGTGAATGGAAAGGCTGATACTACTACTTTGTTATTTTTCCATTATATTTCTCTATTACTGGGTTAATAGAGTCGTTTAATTCAATTATGGATGGTGACTCATATGATACAATTGTTGGATTAATTTAATATGGCATGTACCCCGGAAGTGCAAGCAGAGTTGGACAGATTCTAGAAGCTCGCCATTGTTGCGTTTACTTTTAGAGCTCTGCATATCCAAATGTAATGCAGAAAAATGTCCAGAATAACATGACTTGAAAGAAATTCATATCAGTAAATTTCCCGGCAGATCAGCAAAAAGTAACATTCTTAATTCTTAAAAAGACAGAAAATAGTATAAAAAATGTTATTTCCTGAAAAATTTCTGTTAGAAATGTTTGCTTCATGTCCACATGGGAGGAGAAAGATAATTCAGTATGCTTCCTACAGAAATAACCAAGGCAGAAGAAGAATACCTGGTCATCACAGGGTTCCTACAGTCTTAGTCAGTAATACTGAACATGAATCATTGATGTCAAATCTAATACTACTGAAACAGCAAAAATGCTTTAGTTAATAATGTGCAATGGAACACATTTAGCGAAATCTTTTCTGGCGCAAGTAAAAAGAAAACAGACTAACCTTATTTTTCATTTAATGCTCCATGGAGAACATTTGTTCAACCAGGGGCTGATCTATTCTATGCCCGGAGGTGGAGGTGGCCTCAAAATAAAGTTAGGGAGCAAGAATCCTTAGCTCTTCCCAAGCGCTAGCCCAGCAGCCCCCTCATGGCTTGATCATGGGTCTTTCCCTGGTTTAATTAGCATCTGTGCTCATGTATCTTCCCCCATATACCAACCTTGAGCAATCCACACTCCACAGAGTGATAGCAGCTCCTTTTTGATGCAAGAGCCAAATGATGTATTCATAAAAGTTGAACGTTTACAACCTTGATACAAGCAACGATCATACCATATAAAACAGACGGAGATATGAGCAATAATattataagaaaaatatataaatgaAAATATATGCAAGAAAAAGAGCATACCAGACAATAAAATGAAAATCAAACAGCATGAGAACAAAAGATTTTACTTACTATCAGACTGCTCATGTGGGAAATTTTTATATTCATTCAAGAACTGATCATGTATCACCTCCTGTAATTTTTACAATCACCAATCTCGCCTATAGCATGGAACCAGCAAGCCAGAAATGAGGGGGCATGTGGTTACATTCAACCAATTGACCAATccaaataataaaatatagaacCAAACAAACAAACACCATCTGATGGCACCAGCACAACAGCATATTCTTTATCAACTCTCCATTTCGCCCTACTGTGCcattttttcttgattttcctACTTGAAGAAGTCATCTTAACTTCTTCCAAgatgaaaatttaaaaaatctaATTCTCTCAATCCTAATCCCCAATCAGAAGAAGACTTTACTCAAGAACAATCAGGCCAGATTCTTTCTCTATCCTACCCAATACCCAACAAGAAAATCTACCTAAACAGACAGCCATAGCCCATAGTTACATGTACAATAAAATCAGCCCAGTCAAACCCAACATACACACACAATCTCTAATATCAACAAATAAATGAAACAGTGAGTACTCAACACCACAAAGTGTAACCATAAAATCCCAAAAGTTGATAATGATCAAGCATCACCAATCATCGATGTAAATCACTGATTTGATCCCGCAAATCTCAACTTAAATAACAAACTTGTAATTATGTCAACATAAACTACCTTAATTTAGTTAAGTCCCCATTATATCCAACTCCCATACCATATCTAAAGACAGTATTTAGCGAAGATAATTCaagaatataaaaaaaatacaaatagATACTCATACCAAAGAAAAAAAATTAGTCCTTCCATAACACTGAGAAAAGGTCCAAACTTTTTTTAATTGAAGGATTGAAAATAAAAAATCCATACGTATAGAACATACAACTAAAGATTACAAATACAGAGTAATGCACAAGTAAAAATTCCATGAAAAATTGTCAACAAAATCAAGATCGCAACCTCTACGGACACAGTTCATCAACCAGCTTGACTACCAGTCTGATCTTTTATGTCATCTTTTGAACATAATGGCGCTCATGGAGGATAATAAGAAAGGGAGCTACAAAGCGACATTTGGGAGTATTTTACTAAAAGTAAGTAGGATAAAAGTTGCACTGCAGCCATTTTCTTTCTCAGACCTGTCTTAGCACAATAGTTGCAGAACAGCCATGTACTTCATTTTCACTTCCTAATCCTTCTTGTCCTTTGCTACCTCAGATCAAGTTTGATGCTCAATTAAGACCTCCTTCAAGTGGCATGATAATTTCAGTAAGCTAAGGGTGTCACGTGTTCCCGAGAACTGAACAGGGAGGGATGAACTAGCAAAAGTAAGTGAACCTGTTGGCACATGGTGCTAGCCTCATCTGTCGACTATTTGACTAAGCCTAGAGCAGTCTACTAACTATCTCTTCTCAAGTGTACTGTTAAATGAGCCGATTTATATGTGAACTATAAATATAATCAACCAAGGAGAACTATATATATCCGCAAAATAAAAAACTTCTCTAAATGCAAAGCCATTTGAAGAAAACCAGATTCAGTTGTCACATAGTTCATACATTTTGTTCGCCCAGCATAATATATGGGCTCAAATACAGGAAAGCAGCATAagattttcaattttataaaaatactaCTTTCCACGAAAATAACAATAGCATTTATATAAGAATGCTACATTACATTATATGCTCAACTCAGGAGTGTTTTTTACAAACTATGTAATCTTGTATCCAGAACACAAACAAATACAAATCACTATTTCCAACCAAAATAAATACGATATAAATTATGAGCATAAGAAACCAAGGGGATGCATCTTATTTCAATTGCTAACCAAACAATGACTGCAccctataaatatatatattaaacaTCATACTTCATCTTTTAATGCCTGACAATTTTAACCTTGGCACATGCAATCTGGTGCCGGATATGTATATAGTGACTGTTTCAGGTTCCGCGTTCTGAGTTGCCCTTGCCTGTTCCTGTGACCTTCAACCACTGCTTTCTGGAAGTTTGACCAATCCATGCTTTTGTTAAGGAAAAGCTTCCCTAACAGCGCCATGTTAGGTCTGATTGTTTTCAGGTTCTGGTAAGTTCTGTGTCCAACCTATTACatcaataattattttaaaaataaaattacagTTGCATAAAGCATTCAAGTTATATACACAAATTATTTTAAATCAGCTTCTTCCAGTCTCTTAAGTAATGTGTTGTGACATACTGTAATTTTTTTGACTCATTTAGCCATACATGTTCAAGATATCCTATGCACATGCAAAGTTGCAAAATTGTAAAAATGAAAATGCAAATTTTGGAAACAAAAGGGCAGAAACCAATTACATCCCCATTTGCCAAAATCAATAAAGGAAGTCCTTGTGGCCATGCAAAGTAACTAAGAAACTAAATCCTTGGATTTGATACAGGTGTGCATTAGTATTCTTTCCTTGGATCCCTCAATATCAGAGTAGAAGTGTTTACCATAGCATTGTGCATGTTCCCTGGTGAAGCAGAAACGAAGATGTCACTATGCATGCTGACATAGTAATCAACAGCAGACATTAAAGAAGCCTTCCCTTTTATATTCGCCCTTTCTTCTGCAGATGCAAGACTCTTTTTGTCTTCCATTAACGGGAATAATGTCCTTAATGTGGAGATTCTAGCTTCACCACCAAAAACCTAGAATAACAGTGTAAAATGTAGTATTAATTGGAGTAACTATGCTTTAGTGAATGGAAAAAAAGTTTGCACTTCATTGTACTATATATTAACATAATTAAAATGAACCTTGTGGGATGCAAGATATAGACGAGTGCTGTTGTCAAAACCCAAAGCAGCTAGAAGCAGTCCAATTTCTTCTGGGGTTAATGGGCAGCGTCCCTGGTTCCTTAACTCCTTATCAGTGAACTGGGTATTCAGGACTCTTCCCTGCCAAATCACTTGCCTGTACTTGGCTAGTGCCAGCTTCTCAGCTTTACCACCACCAAAGTCGCAGGCTGAGTGAGCAGCCATGTCCTGAAGAGGAAATATTGTGTACATAAACATTTTAATTTTGATTTGACTATATGGAACCAAAAGCTATGATCATGTAGTTGATGTGATGCAAGTTTCGAAATGAGTACCAAATCTCCTGATCATCAACACTAGTGTCCCAGTACTCCATATACATCAAAATGAGCATGTTTAAATTTTCTAAATGAATGAATTTGAAACGAGGAGCAGTAAGTTTTACAAAACCTCGTATTGACAATAATTAAGAAATAATTTCAACTGGAACACCAAATGATTTGAAGAGTATGCTAAATGGCAACTTTTGTTGGTAACAGTCAGTCAGAACCTAACAGCTGACTGAGTTTCTACCTGGTAAAAGTGGAAAGAGTTTATAGTGCAAGATCAACTTTCCTTAAATGTGACCAAGAACACTATACACGGCTCTTTCATATTTTTTTAAGTCCAATTATCCACTCCATTAGTATTCCCCAAAATCTTGAAACACGGATTCTGAGAATAAACCTTCACAATATAGTTGTTCATACCTTGTCAAATCGAAGGTGCAGAACAGCAAATTTAGCCACTCCTTGTTTTCCTTGTGTTTCAGTAACCTCGTTAAGGTACTTGACACCACCTGCTTCGCTTTTCCCAAGAGGATACCTAAGGCGGCTGACAAGAGCATCTCCAAGAGATCTTATATGAGGCACAAAACTTAGTGCTTGAAAGTTGGCCTTGCAACGTAACCGCTGGATATACTTGGGCATGTTGTCAAAGTCCAGTCGGTGTGAAAATGGAGCAATGGCAGCTATTCCATAACTGGATGATGAACAATTAAAATAATCTAAGTTTTCTAGTTCAAGAAGTAAGCTATGAGTAATTTACAATATTATGCATACTGCATACATGCTAACGTGACATGCTTATGGAGAAAATATATATTTGATCATTGACAGACAGAACCCTTGTGCATCATAAAGATACCTTTCCATATTGATTGACCACCATGAACTTGCCAGCTTT
It contains:
- the LOC141721426 gene encoding LOW QUALITY PROTEIN: O-fucosyltransferase 39 (The sequence of the model RefSeq protein was modified relative to this genomic sequence to represent the inferred CDS: substituted 1 base at 1 genomic stop codon), yielding MMRSRGGGAAAGVSMTILSILFLTSFAYASSSMLSEVSAPKPRHKNLLKSAVHRQISNEQKSDLWMPLANQGWKPCVDSSTGPMPSPENSQGYLQLFLDGGLNQQRMGICDAVALAKILNATLVIPYLELNPVWKDSSSFMDIYDVDHFINVLKNDIPVVKDLPEDFSWSTREYYSTAIRATRIKTAPLRAXANWYLENVSPILESYGIAAIAPFSHRLDFDNMPKYIQRLRCKANFQALSFVPHIRSLGDALVSRLRYPLGKSEAGGVKYLNEVTETQGKQGVAKFAVLHLRFDKDMAAHSACDFGGGKAEKLALAKYRQVIWQGRVLNTQFTDKELRNQGRCPLTPEEIGLLLAALGFDNSTRLYLASHKVFGGEARISTLRTLFPLMEDKKSLASAEERANIKGKASLMSAVDYYVSMHSDIFVSASPGNMHNAMVGHRTYQNLKTIRPNMALLGKLFLNKSMDWSNFQKAVVEGHRNRQGQLRTRNLKQSLYTYPAPDCMCQG